CCCAGCGAGATTTCGATGGCTTCATAAAATAAGAGTAGAAGAAGCCGATCACCTTGTTCGCTTTGTGTACAATCAAAGCTACAAAAGTTCCATATCGAGTGGTCTTGTGGATATAAGAGCCACTGCAAAGCATTATTGTGCCAATGCGATAAGAAGGATGATATTTGGGAAGAGATTTTTCAGAGAGGGAAGGGAAGACGGCGGTCCAAGCGTTGAGGATGAAGAGCACGTTGATGCTCTATTCACCATCCTTGAGTATCTCTATTCATTCTGCATCTCAGATTATATTCCATGGTTACGAGGCAATCTAGACTTGGACGATCAGGagaaaatcatcaaaaaagCTGTCATTACATGTCGAAAATACCAAGACCCAATAATTGAAGAAAGGGTTGGAGAATGGAAAAGGGGTGCGAGAGCAGAGAAAAAGGATTGGCTGGATGTGCTCATTACCCTCGTAAATGAGGATGGTATCCCATTACTCTCAATAGATGAAATCAAAGCCCAAATTACAGTaagtacatacatacatacatatatatatatatatatacttctctCCATCCTAACtccaaacaagaaaaacaaaataatgataaccaaaatataaaattaaaaaaaaaaattcagaaggAGACGCTAGAAGAGATGGAGCTGAGAAGATATTAAAAAACTGTCACATCAAAAATACATGCATGTTTCTTGTTAGTCATGTgtttaaatgagtgattttaCATGATTTAGAAATCTATTtaaaactacaaaaaatttaagattctataaaaaaaaatgtaaaagtttaaggaaaaaaatatatttctggccaatataaaatgcatgtattaagaaaaaaattagaaattaaatgaatatttaCATTAAGTAGAATTGATTCTTGATGTCAAATTCCGTCAAACTAACATATGACTTTATGTTTGCAGGAGCTGATGCTGGCAACAGTAGATAACCCATCAAATGCCATAGAATGGGCGCTTGCTGAGATGCTGAATCAAccagaaatattaaaaaaagccCTTGAGGAACTGGATACTGTGGTCGGCAAAGAAAGACTCGTCCAAGAATCCGATCTCCCACAACTCAACTATGTCAAAGCTTGCATCAAAGAAGCCTTCCGCCTCCACCCGGTTGCACCCTTTAACGTACCCCATGTCTCCGTCGCAGACACAACCGTCGCCGGCTACTTCATCCCCAAGGGTAGTCATGTGTTGCTCAGTCGCCCCGGACTCGGCCgaaaccctagggtttgggaggAGCCACTCAAGTTCCAACCAGAGCGCCACCTAAAGGCCGATGGCTCCGAGGTGGGGCTCAATGACTCGGATCTACGCATGTTGTCGTTCAGCATTGGACGGCGTGGATGTGCCGGCGTCACTCTAGGATCTGCCATAACTACAATGCTAATGGCCAGGCTTCTTCAAGGCTTCACTTGGAAATTGCCGCCCAAGGTTTCAAAGATTGAGCTAAAGGAGTCGGCCAATACTCTCTTTCTTGCTAAGCCTTTGCTTGTTCTTGCAGAGCCGCGATTAGCAGAAAACTTGTACTTTTCACTTTGACTTATAGCTAGCGAGATAGCAAGAGTAAGTGTAGAGTTTGCTTTAATTATGGCCAGTAGATGTCAATTGTTATAGGATTTCCTTTTAGAAAAATGCACATAAATGTATCTAGATGTGCAGATTCTGGAGAATAAATTTGTAATGTGTGCGAACCAAGAGGGCTTTGTGTAGACGTACGTCagtatattttattatactgGCTAGAAAAATAAAGGTTCTTAACTTCGAAAGGTAGcggaaaataataatatatatatatatatatatacagacacACACTTataaagagttaattttatcataagcCTCTTGCAATTTGAATaatgaaaaagtaaaagaaaggaTATCCTTGGAGAGAACATAACACTTTAATAGTCAAGTTCTGAGTGGCAAAATCTCAGTGGTCCTGTCAACGACAAATGGTCTTTTGCCATTGGTGGCCCCAATACCAAGTCCCATGTCCCATGGACGACAGGTCACCTAATATGCTGAACGACAGGTCACCAAGTCCCATGTCCAAGCCCTGGAGGCACATTTGGAATATCGTTGGGATCAAAACGTAAGTCCTCACCCGGGGCACCGTTGTAGGAGGGTTAAATTATGAAATTCATGGCCAAAGTTTAAATAGAGGCCTTACAACTGgctatataatagtttatagtTCAAGATCGTTTTACGAATAATTTgtgctcgccctcaaccactgaaCTATGCTGTGGGGGCCATATTTGGAATATCTTGCAAACATATAGAGCTTGCTTTAGGAATGCTGATGTAATGTGTTAATAATTaggtattatttatttatttatttaaatttaaaataattttgaaaattttatattttgagttagacagataaaatttatttaaatatttatcaaaataaatccgtattatttatttagataatgaACATAAATTTAGTCctgattatttatttagtttttttttatttataaaccaCTTggctaattttcatttttttttttttaaatcatagaGCATTTAGCTGATTTCTCAAAAAACTTATAACCCACCAAAAATTTAGGTTATTTCTTTTTACCTTGATCACATGACCCTGAAAATATCCTTATAATTAATGAGATCATTTGAATTCAAATCCAAATCCTTTCTAAAAAGTTGTACCCAACCATCCAAAAATATGCGGGCTGGACATATATATTTCCACTTTTAAGGGCGGCCCAAAGTTAAATTCCTCTTTTTGACCAAGACTATTTTTTGTATGTCATTCCTATTTCAGAAGTGCACCTTCACGTGTTTGGGTTGGGTTGTTAATAGTTATCAGGTCAATCTCGAAAGGGGTACCATGTATGTGAATTGCATGGGTACTAGGTATGTAAATTGCATGATCCGACACTAGCTAGCTCATTGCCAACCCTTTGTCTCAACTCGCATTATGGTCAaattgagtactcttgatttaaTTCAGTAGATGTTGTTGAGCAAATATAGAGACATTGTAGACACTCAATTGGTTGAAAAATTCATTGTATTAAGTTAATATCTAAATTAATTGCAAATGAGAGTTATTGTTgtcaagatataataatgaatttagtTGTCTAGAAATGTCATCGTCAAGTCACTTGAGTCTGCAAAGAAGAAAACGGTCAGAATGCGCAAGAGATTTTTTGCGCAAATatttcgatacttaagtcagatactaaaaatgataaaagttgTAGAGCAGGATTTTCACCAGTATTAGAGATGtacattttttgaaatgagtgactaattatttatagaggaatatAGAGTAATACAAAGTATCTCAAAATTAGGATTCTAgtagataatgtttatcttaattattcctAGTCTAGCTAAAATTAAGATTGTTTTAGATAACATCTAtcttttattgataatatttatcttatccTCTTTGGGGATAAAATTCTTAGTGAATGATTGTCTGTGATTTTCTTGAAAGGATTTTCAACTATCCGATTTATCAAGTTTACATGTTGTGTGGGATCTCCCGCATATTTGGGAGATTACTTTGGCTCTGGTGTAGCCATTGCACACCTCATGGCTGTAACATGTCTCGTGGCCCGTGATTGTCACTCTCCTTGTTATCAGTCGTCTCATATTTCTCGACCCGGGTAAACATGACAGATTAATAATAAACAACTAAAGTgttggcaaaaaaaaaacaaataaaacaaactcTAAAGCTACGAGCATAAGGGTTTTAGTCTCGTAAACTAACAAAAATGAAGTTTCTTCTACGGCTGTTTGTGGAGTGATTTGGAAGACTCATAGTACGTATCAAAGTTCATCTACCCCTAATCCCTTTGTTGAATCTagtctaattttaaaatgtgagcactcaaaaaaatattcattattttattactaCCCATTCCTTTACTATTGTTATTGTTACGAgatttatttattgtaggcATAAGAGTATGGGCAGACCCTTTTTACcataattttatatcaaatttgcACCAACTGTCTAGTTAAGTGGTGAATTGGTTAATTTGGTCCGTGCTCTAAGCacaatttatacataattttatatcaaaatccTTTACTTTTCTATATCCGTGctctaaataatatttcataCATAACCAAAAATCATACACACGTAACGTGCAAGCTCTTAGGAGGGCTGGGGGTTGAAATGGTCCTTTTTAGGAGTGGCCCTAGTTTTTAAGGTGTGTGAATATAGGGTTTCAGTTGACTTTTGTGAAtgtatagatagatagatagatagatagatcgATAGGGGTAGAAACAATTAGGTATAAACAAAACAGCAAGAtgtgaccaaaaaaaaaaaaagaaataaaataagtaaaaaaaaaaacaaatgtatacttagctaaaaaaataaaaataaaaactaagaaATAAGATGTAAGTTTTGAAGGTGTGCTATTTACCTCGAGATATATGTATCATATCAAGTAACATTGAGAACTATTAATGACTCGCTCAATTGACAAATGATGATGgcttttgggaccgaccaccacatGTCATCTCTACAGCTAGACCTCGAGAATAGAACCTCAGACTTAATGATGTCGGACATCAGTGATAGAACTTGTAAGATAACGGAGtggcggggctagggtccccGGGGTAGCATTCAACGttcaaattagtagagtaaatgcatgtcgtaataaatgtaagagctaGGGAgcattttatacctgatgaggATCTCGATCAAGATGGAATGGGTCTCGCGATCCAATCCAGATCTTTCGAACTCCACACCGGATTGTTGATTTACCACATGTCAGTCTCTCGGGCAATTCACGTGGCCAGCGAGGCCACTAACACgtaggggtattattgtaattttagatAATGCCACGTCAACAAATAATATGAAAGTGTTAGAGTGACGTTCTCACACATTACGTGGTAATTGATTTACTAAATatacaatattaattattaaatgctagaattttttatacttatatcTATTTAGTAAATCTATTCGGCCTCAATATAcattttttctaattaacaTACTAACATcttatactttaaaaaaaaaaaagcgttatatttttataaaaataaaaaggtgtatgtattttctttttttttcccttaaacattatgttttgattatgtgttaatatatatattgttgggttttgtgtttcctaatgagatCCAAGACAATGACGATGGTTCAGGTTAGCTTCATAGACTTCGGTCTGGAATTGAAGCAATGATTCAACCCACTTATTGGCAGCCCATTTATAGAAGTctggccataagcccttaaccctCCATTTgaaggagaaatgggccttgacccatttgctcaagggagGGAGGAAGCTCATGAAGCCCAAACTCATTTCCTTTCTTACCCTAAGCCCACAATATAAAAgggatttttttcccttttgtgcCCTAGGTGTGGTGGCCGATTGTGTGCTCTCTCTTGCTCCCTCTCTCGGCCGAATCTCCTTTCTTTGATGGCGATCCTCTTGggttttctttccttctctgtCAGATGCTTCTTTCCTTTGCTATGTGCCGCATTTTCCTTGTGCGTGGTGGCTGTTCGTCAATGGCGTTTGCAACGCCTATTTAGTCCAAGTTGCTGTCTTCTCTTTAAGGTAAGTTT
This genomic stretch from Diospyros lotus cultivar Yz01 chromosome 1, ASM1463336v1, whole genome shotgun sequence harbors:
- the LOC127798394 gene encoding phenylalanine N-monooxygenase CYP79D16-like — protein: MEMAGGGRGIGISTTLHHLFFAQLYSTRQYRISSTLLVMTFSLLIIFHKYKNKRKNTLSLPPGPKPWPLVGSLPEMLINKPTFRWIHRLMEEMNSEIICISLGNVSVIPVTSPEIACEFLKKFDSVFSSRPICLSAKVISQGYLSAVLAPMGHQWKKMRRVLASEVLSPARFRWLHKIRVEEADHLVRFVYNQSYKSSISSGLVDIRATAKHYCANAIRRMIFGKRFFREGREDGGPSVEDEEHVDALFTILEYLYSFCISDYIPWLRGNLDLDDQEKIIKKAVITCRKYQDPIIEERVGEWKRGARAEKKDWLDVLITLVNEDGIPLLSIDEIKAQITELMLATVDNPSNAIEWALAEMLNQPEILKKALEELDTVVGKERLVQESDLPQLNYVKACIKEAFRLHPVAPFNVPHVSVADTTVAGYFIPKGSHVLLSRPGLGRNPRVWEEPLKFQPERHLKADGSEVGLNDSDLRMLSFSIGRRGCAGVTLGSAITTMLMARLLQGFTWKLPPKVSKIELKESANTLFLAKPLLVLAEPRLAENLYFSL